Below is a genomic region from Paraburkholderia sp. BL23I1N1.
ATGTACAGACTGGCTGTCGTTGCCGGATCAAGCGAATCGGTCGTGCTGCCGTCGCTTAGCCCCGCGCGGAAGGTCCCTCCTTTTTTCGGCGTGGCGTATGCAGTTTGTGCCCACAAAGAAGGGGCAGTCGCACCTAGCCCGAGCGCCCCGGATGTTTGCAAAAATTGTCTGCGGGAAACTTGGGATCTGGAGACGTCTCGCAAGAGAAGCTCCAGTTTATAGCCCATTTCGTTATTCATATTTCCTCGTTGTGCGTAGAATGGATTGCGGGTTTTTGGAATGTGCGAGCTAAAGTGAAAAACAACCGTCTCTTACGTCCGGTCAAGCGCCGAGCGGATTGCTCATGCCGTTTCGCTCCAATTAGCGATGAAATTTCCCAACTTGCGCAGCTCCCTCTGGTTGAACCACGCCTATGGTCTGTATGACCCGCGACGGTTAAACCGAAGACTTAAGTCTTGTGGAACCCTTCGGCCGCCTTTGACTGATCGTCGAGTCAAGCCATCCAGGGTCAGTTTGCGGAACTGATGAAAGAAGCAATTCGGTGTAGGGAGCATATGGTGGGGCCATAATGGCCTCCTTGCTTCCCTGGTCAACTATTCGCCCATTCTGCATTACCACCACTTCGTCACTGATGGCTTTTACTACGCCGAGATCATGTGTAATGAAGATATACGTCACACCGAACTCCCTCTGCAGTTTCATCAGCAACTTAAGTACGCCCTCCTGCACGACCTGGTCGAGGGCTGAGGTGATTTCGTCGCAGATGATGAGCTCAGGACTAGCCGCAAGAGCACGGGCGATGCTTACGCGCTGCCTCTGGCCACCAGAAAGCTCAGATGGCCGACGCGAGGCGAAGCTATCATCGAGTTCAATCTTCTTGAGTAAATCTGACACTCGTCTGGATAGCTCGGGATCGGTGATTTTTGAATAGAACGCGAGCGGACGAGCAAGGATATCCCGCACGGTGTGATGCGGATTCAGTGCAGTATCGGCCATTTGATAAATCATCTGTACGCGGCGGAGCTGCTCGCGGGAGCGATTCACATAAGAACTAGGAAGAATTCGGTCTTCGAGCACAACCTCACCACTACTTGGAATCAGTAAACCTGCAATCACCCGAGCTATCGTGCTTTTACCCGATCCGCTTTCACCGACGATTGCAACAGTCCTCCCTTTGGGGATAGTCATGGTTATTTGATCAAGAACCTTGACGCTGCCGTAATGCGCTGAAACGCCTTCTAGTTTGAGAAAAACCTCTCGAGATTGATTGGCAACGAACGGCTTTTCCAGCGACCGTACAGCCCACAATGAGCGTGTGTACTCGTGTTTCGGCTCATCTATCATCTCTCTCGTGGGCGCTTCCTCTACGCATTTTCCCTTGTGAAGAACCATAAGACGTGTAGCCATTTGGGACACTATCGCGAGGTCATGCGTGACGAAAATAGCGGCCACGTGATAACGTTCAACGACATCCTTGATCGCGGCCAATACCTCAATCTGCGTCGTCACATCGAGAGCGGTTGTGGGTTCATCAAAGATGATCAGATTCGGTTCCGGCGACATTGCCATCGCTGTCATCACTCGCTGCAGTTGACCGCCGGATACCTGGTGTGGATAGCGCCTGCCTATCTGTTCGGGTTCAGGAAGCAGTAACGCGCGAAACATATCCTTGGCATCCCGGGCCGCATTGCGACGGGTCTTGATGCCATGGACCACAGCACTTTCCACTGTCTGCCGTATGAGTCTCTGCGATGGATTGAAGGAAGCTGCGGCGCTCTGGGCGACATAGGTGATTTGTGATCCGCGGATGTTCAGTCGCTCCGACTCCGACGCGGTGACAAGGTTTCTGTTCAAGAACTCGACCTTTCCGCTCACGATTCTGCACCCCGGCCGCACATAACCCATGGCTGCCAGCCCCAGCGTCGACTTGCCTGAGCCCGATTCACCTATCAGACCTACGACTTCACCGCGATGTACACGAAGATCAATGTCGTCGATAATCCTATGCCATTGACCTTTGCTGAAACCGTCAATCACAAGGCCTTCCACGTGAAGAATCACATCGCTTTCACTCAGGTTCCTATTGGTCATCGCGTTTCCTTCAATCCGCCAACGAGTTGAAGAGTCCAATCTATTATCAAATTCATCGAGATGGTCACCATGCCTATCGCGAACGCCGGAATGAGCGGCGTTAGCGCAAGCATGGGATCGCTATCCAGGAATCCCACCAATGAAGCATTTTCCCGGACCATTGATCCCCAGTCCGCGGTTGGCGGCTGAATACCGACACCTAAAAATGAGAGCGCAGCGACGGTGAGAAAAACGTAGCAAAAGCGTATTCCAAACTCTGCTACAAGAGTCGGGATGATGTTGGGTAGAATTTCTCGCCGCATGACCCAAATCCAGCCTTCCCCCCGCAGACGGGCAACCTCGACAAATTCCATTGCTACAACGTTGACTGAAACGGCCCGAGTAAGACGATAGACCCGGGTGGCATCGAGAAAAGCAATGATCAGCACAAGGTTGAGTACGTTTGTACCGAATACGGACAGGAGCATCAGGGCGAAGATCAAAGTCGGGATTGCCATTAGGATGTCGTTCACGCGACTCATGATCTGATCTGTCCAGCCACCGCGGATCGCAGAAAGGGAACCGGCCGTCGCCCCAACGGAAAAGGAAAGCGTTGTGGTTGCTACTGCGATGAGGATGCTGTTTCGACCACCGAAAAGAAGGCGGCTAAAGACGTCTCGTCCCAACTGATCTGTACCTAACCAGAACTGGCTGCTCCAAGGTGCTAAAACGGCATCAAACGTTTGGGTTTGGCTGTAGGGTGCAATTATCGGGGCAAGGGCTGCTGCCGAGAAAACCAATAGAAGTATCGTCGTGGCGATCTTTACGTTCGCCGGCGACGAACACATCAAAGCGATAATTCGGTCAGTACGAGAGTTCTGATCGAGACCAGCCGACGAATCCGGCTGGGTTGACGCGTGATGGATTGTATTCATGAGTTATCTCGGATGCAGGAGCCTAGGATTGCTTAGTATTGAAGCGACGTCAGCGAACAGGTTTAGAACGATATAGATACCACCAAAAAGAAGCGCGCAAGCTTGAACCACGGGAATGTCGCGGCTGGCCACAGAGTCCACCATTAACTGGCCCATGCCGGGGTAAACAAAAATCACTTCAATGATGACAACGCCAACTACCAGATAGGCGAGATTGAACGCGATGACGTTGGCGATCGCCGCAACTGCATTTGGAAGAATGTGCAATGCAATGATCCGCGTGCGCCGGAGGCCCTTCAGGTTGGCCATCTCGACGTATGATTGCGTCAAGAGCGAAACAATTGCAGTACGCGTCATTCTCATCATGTGAGCCGTCACAATGAGCGTCAGTGTGAGCGCTGGAAGGAGAGTGACATAAAACCTATGTACGAGCGAGGAGTCGGGGCCAATTGACGCTATTGACGGAAAAATCCCGAGCTTCGAGCTCATGAAAAGAATCATGAGATACGCGATAAAGAATTCCGGAAACGAGATGGCGCCGAGTGTTATCAAATTCACTACTCTGTCGTACCAGGAATTTCGGTAGATCGCGGCCGTGATCCCAAGAACCAATGAAACCGGAACGGCTATGAGAGCGGTTAGACATGCGAGGAACAGGGTGTTGCCGAGACGAGGAAGCACGATTCCAGAAACCGATCGACCGCCCGTTGGCGACCATCCTGAGAAAGAGAATCCGAGGTCCCCGCGGCAGAGGTGTTCGATCCAATGCACGTACCGCAACGGCGATGGCTGAGCAAGTCCAAGTTGCGTTCGCAGCGCTGACACTGTTTCTGGAGTGGCCGATTGTCCGAGTATGGCACTAGCGAAATCTCCCGGCAGCATTTGCACAGAAAAAAATATGACCATCGAAACTGCAAGTGCTGTCACCACGCCTAGCACGATTCGTTGCAGTAACAAGATCGAGAGTTTTCTCACGTCACTGTCCTTTATCCTGTTCCAACCTGTCGCCATTTGCCCGCGAGATAGTCGGTAAATGGCCTGTTTTTCTGCGTGCGAAGTTGGACCCTCGTCGGCTCTGGGCTCCGAGTGGCCCTTGGAACCAACTTCCCATGGCAGACGATGGCTTCCGGTCGAGACGTTCGAAGCCGTTCCGAGAGGTATCGCGAATGAGGGTGAGCCTCGGATCCGTGATCGAATTTCGTTTTTGGTTCATTCCATCAAGGCACTCCGCGGAAAGCGGAAAATGATCAACAGAAAGCGCGTGCTTGTCCGTTAGTGATGCGCGGGCGGATGTTGCGAAAGTTTGTAGCCTTCTCGAAGGCCGCCGCTAATTGGATAAGTTTGTGTTCCATAAACGGTTTTGCTGCTATCTGAACCGACACTGGCATGTGGTCTATCCCGAATCCGGAGCAGAAGACGATGCTTGGCCAACCAGTGATATTGAACGGTTCGTAAAACCCTGGTTTTTCCAGATCACCCCACCTGGGCACATCCGTCATGAATGGAGCTCCATTGGCTGCACCCGCGGTAACAATCACGTCCACGTCGGCAGTTGCGGCAGCCGTTGCCATACATAACCGTCTGCGCTGCCTGACTGCGTTGACATAATCGGCGGCACTGAGTGTTGCGCCTAGCAATAGTCGAAGTCTTAGCTGCTCGCCGAAGTCAGATGGGTTGGAGCGCAACGCCTTCTCGTGAACGGAATAAGCCTCTGCTGTCAAGATCACGAAACACGTTGCCCGATACTCTTCTAGCCGCGGCATCGTCACCTGGTCTACATGTGCGCCCTGTTCCGTCCAAACTGAGATTGCGCGATCCAGACCTTCCTTGACAGCGGGCGTAACGGGGTGTTCTGTTTCATGCCAGTCTGACGCGATACCAATACGAATCCCTCGCACGTTATCTTCAGCCCGCACAGCGAGATCCGCAGGCGCTCGCTTTGCGCTGGCCGGATCCTCGCGGTCATATCCGGCCATTTCCTCAAGAAGCAACGCACAATCTTCGGCGGTCCAGCACAAGGGTCCAACATGATCCAAGGAGGGCGCGAGCGGTAAGATGCCCCGTTTGCTGCATAGACCGTATGTCGGCTTCAGCCCCACAACGCCGCATAGGGCCGCCGGCGCAGCGATTGAGCCCGCTGTATCAGTGCCTGTACCGCCTAAAATAAGGCCGGCCGCAACGGCAGCGGCAGTACCGCTCGATGAACCGGACGTGAAGCGCCGTGTATCCCACGGGTTCCGGGCTGGCGGCCACGGCAGATCGAATGACGGTCCACCTAGCGCAAATTCGTGCATCGCCAGTTTGCCCAACGATATCGCGCCTGCATCCGCGAGCGAACGCACGACGTGAGCATCACCTTCCGGCACCCAACCTTTGAGATGTTTCGAATGCGCACTAGTCTGGACGCCCTTCGTGAAGAGAATATCTTTGTGGCCGATTGGAATGCCGTCCAGCCTTCCACGTAGCTCGCCTTTCATCATCCGGTGTTCGGCCTCAATCGCTTCTTGGCGCGCCCTGTCCACCGTTACTGTAATGAATGCATTCAAGCTGGCGTCGACAGACTCGATCCTCGTTAAACACGCGTCGATAAGTTCGACCGGTGATAGTTTGCGCTTGTGTATCAGGTTCGACGCTTCAGCAATCGTAGGTATTTGCATCAAAAGATCCCTATGCAGCTAGATTGTCGAGCACTGTAAAAATATGGGAATGCTCGACGGCTTCGTTGTTTTCAATGGCGCCGGAGTATTCACAACTGCGCAGCACATGAGGCACCGCTTCCCACAACACTTTTAGGTCATGGTCCGTAATTGTGAGATCCTGTTTCTCCAGGAGATATCTCAAGTCGCTTAATGTCTCGCATCGCACCATGCTCCCCCCTAATCACTAATTGATATTGCCGCCCCGTTCGATGACCGCAGCCATGTTGAAATCCGCAGCGATGACGGAGCACTCCACGATGAATCTGTCGGTGCCATGGAGCATATCCGCAGGCCATCCTTGAATCAGATCCGAACGGTTCTCTTCTGTTTGCACCTATGTCATACGATTCTCAATACTGTCCACTGCCAACAAGTAGCCGTCCCGTAGGCCCATGTTTCTGGCGAAGGTGTTATGGGACGGATGGTAGGACTGCGATGCGGCCGAAGCAATGTGGCCAATAACGGTTAGGTATTCGAATAGTGGATAAGGGTATTCCCTATTCGTATTGTTCGCCTCAAAATTGTCTGCCCAGTACGGACGCGTGGTGTGCGCCTAAGGTCCGCTCAACGAAGCGTGGGAGTTCTGAGCAGTATCCTTCATACATTCCAGACGATGTAAACGACGGGATTCGATTAGATCCTATGAAGCGAGGCCCTCGCCAAGCTGACGCCTAAAATCAGCGTGCTGAGGTTTGCTCACGGGAGAACATCATGCGTAACGATCAGGCATACACGGGTAGTGATGACGGACTGGTGCTGGCAGTGTCGCTGGAACTGGCGGCGGCCAAATGGAAAGTCGCACTCCACGACGGCCGACGCGAGAAGCCGGCCGTGCACACGGTCGCGCAGCCGCAGGCCGCGGCGCGTCTGCAGGCAGTGCTGGACCTGATCGAGGTCCATAAAGAGAAGTGGTCGTTGCCCACCGACGTACGGATCGCCGTGAGCTATGAAGCCGGCCAGGAGGCGTTCTGGATCTGTCGCGCGCTGAATAGCCGACACATTGACTGCTATGTGGTCGATCCGGCCAGCATTCCGGTCGAACGCCATCAGCGACGCGCCAAAACCGACCGGCTCGATGTCATCAAGCTCGTCATCAACCTGCGCGCGTGGCTGCGGGGCGAGCGCGACCGCATGCACGTCGTGCACGCGCCGTCACCACACGACGAGGCATCGCGCCAGTTGATGCGCGAGCGCGGGCAACTACAGAAGGAAATCCTGCAGCACCAGGATCGCATGCGCAAGCTGCTGGCCACCCTCGGCTGCTGGGATCCGGTCGATCACCGGGCTTTCGCGGACCGGCTCGAGCGCGACGAAGTGCGCTGCCACGACGGCACGCCGTTACCGCGCGAGTTGCGCGAGCGGTTACTGCGGGAATGCGAACGCTTGGCACTCGTCGAACAGCAGCTTGCAGCGCTGGAGAAGACGCGACAGATGGACGTACCAGCACCCGCGCGCCAGCGTTGCGATGCGCTGGCGCGCCTGCAAGGGATCGGGGAAGTGGGCGCGGCACGCCTTGCCCTCGAGCTCTTCTGGCGGGAGTTCAACAACCGGCGCGAGGTCGGTGCGTGCGTAGGGCTGGTGCCGCAGCCCTACGACAGCGGCGAAAGCCAGGTCGACCAAGGAATCAGCAAACAGGGAAACCGCCGAGTCCGCGCGCTGCTGATCGAAATCGCATGGAACTGGCTGCGCTACCAGCCCAACAGCGTCCTCACGCAGTGGTTCAACCAGCGCACGCAGGGCACAGGACCGAACCGCCGCGCGCGACGGATTGCGATCGTCGCTGTCGCACGACGCCTCACGATTGCGCTGTGGCGCTATTTGAGGGACGGAGAGATACCCAAAG
It encodes:
- a CDS encoding ABC transporter ATP-binding protein; this translates as MTNRNLSESDVILHVEGLVIDGFSKGQWHRIIDDIDLRVHRGEVVGLIGESGSGKSTLGLAAMGYVRPGCRIVSGKVEFLNRNLVTASESERLNIRGSQITYVAQSAAASFNPSQRLIRQTVESAVVHGIKTRRNAARDAKDMFRALLLPEPEQIGRRYPHQVSGGQLQRVMTAMAMSPEPNLIIFDEPTTALDVTTQIEVLAAIKDVVERYHVAAIFVTHDLAIVSQMATRLMVLHKGKCVEEAPTREMIDEPKHEYTRSLWAVRSLEKPFVANQSREVFLKLEGVSAHYGSVKVLDQITMTIPKGRTVAIVGESGSGKSTIARVIAGLLIPSSGEVVLEDRILPSSYVNRSREQLRRVQMIYQMADTALNPHHTVRDILARPLAFYSKITDPELSRRVSDLLKKIELDDSFASRRPSELSGGQRQRVSIARALAASPELIICDEITSALDQVVQEGVLKLLMKLQREFGVTYIFITHDLGVVKAISDEVVVMQNGRIVDQGSKEAIMAPPYAPYTELLLSSVPQTDPGWLDSTISQRRPKGSTRLKSSV
- a CDS encoding ABC transporter permease, which gives rise to MNTIHHASTQPDSSAGLDQNSRTDRIIALMCSSPANVKIATTILLLVFSAAALAPIIAPYSQTQTFDAVLAPWSSQFWLGTDQLGRDVFSRLLFGGRNSILIAVATTTLSFSVGATAGSLSAIRGGWTDQIMSRVNDILMAIPTLIFALMLLSVFGTNVLNLVLIIAFLDATRVYRLTRAVSVNVVAMEFVEVARLRGEGWIWVMRREILPNIIPTLVAEFGIRFCYVFLTVAALSFLGVGIQPPTADWGSMVRENASLVGFLDSDPMLALTPLIPAFAIGMVTISMNLIIDWTLQLVGGLKETR
- a CDS encoding ABC transporter permease, producing the protein MRKLSILLLQRIVLGVVTALAVSMVIFFSVQMLPGDFASAILGQSATPETVSALRTQLGLAQPSPLRYVHWIEHLCRGDLGFSFSGWSPTGGRSVSGIVLPRLGNTLFLACLTALIAVPVSLVLGITAAIYRNSWYDRVVNLITLGAISFPEFFIAYLMILFMSSKLGIFPSIASIGPDSSLVHRFYVTLLPALTLTLIVTAHMMRMTRTAIVSLLTQSYVEMANLKGLRRTRIIALHILPNAVAAIANVIAFNLAYLVVGVVIIEVIFVYPGMGQLMVDSVASRDIPVVQACALLFGGIYIVLNLFADVASILSNPRLLHPR
- a CDS encoding amidase, whose amino-acid sequence is MQIPTIAEASNLIHKRKLSPVELIDACLTRIESVDASLNAFITVTVDRARQEAIEAEHRMMKGELRGRLDGIPIGHKDILFTKGVQTSAHSKHLKGWVPEGDAHVVRSLADAGAISLGKLAMHEFALGGPSFDLPWPPARNPWDTRRFTSGSSSGTAAAVAAGLILGGTGTDTAGSIAAPAALCGVVGLKPTYGLCSKRGILPLAPSLDHVGPLCWTAEDCALLLEEMAGYDREDPASAKRAPADLAVRAEDNVRGIRIGIASDWHETEHPVTPAVKEGLDRAISVWTEQGAHVDQVTMPRLEEYRATCFVILTAEAYSVHEKALRSNPSDFGEQLRLRLLLGATLSAADYVNAVRQRRRLCMATAAATADVDVIVTAGAANGAPFMTDVPRWGDLEKPGFYEPFNITGWPSIVFCSGFGIDHMPVSVQIAAKPFMEHKLIQLAAAFEKATNFRNIRPRITNGQARAFC
- a CDS encoding IS110 family transposase yields the protein MRNDQAYTGSDDGLVLAVSLELAAAKWKVALHDGRREKPAVHTVAQPQAAARLQAVLDLIEVHKEKWSLPTDVRIAVSYEAGQEAFWICRALNSRHIDCYVVDPASIPVERHQRRAKTDRLDVIKLVINLRAWLRGERDRMHVVHAPSPHDEASRQLMRERGQLQKEILQHQDRMRKLLATLGCWDPVDHRAFADRLERDEVRCHDGTPLPRELRERLLRECERLALVEQQLAALEKTRQMDVPAPARQRCDALARLQGIGEVGAARLALELFWREFNNRREVGACVGLVPQPYDSGESQVDQGISKQGNRRVRALLIEIAWNWLRYQPNSVLTQWFNQRTQGTGPNRRARRIAIVAVARRLTIALWRYLRDGEIPKGAQLKST